One genomic segment of Marinitoga piezophila KA3 includes these proteins:
- a CDS encoding thiamine pyrophosphate-dependent enzyme — protein MPVNLKQLINLVDKEDWPFTQGHRLCPGCNAPMVAKWATMTAKALGYEPVVGAATGCLEVSSTIYPFTSWNIPYIHNAFENVAATISGAEAAYRSLKNRGRLKTDKPIKFIAFGGDGGTYDIGLQSLSGAIERGHDFLYILYDNEGYMNTGNQRSGSTPPGADATTEPVGKVKNGKVQFKKNIVEIIGAHENVYAATASTSDPFDFMAKVEKGLKHEGPAFIAVLAPCVRFWRIPESDGPKITKLAVETKYWPLYEIDRGVYKITRKPRNFKPIEEYIRSIGRFRKALQHPEYQDMIAEMQKYVDTRWERLLKLEEVTKDMYLR, from the coding sequence GTGCCTGTAAATTTAAAGCAATTAATTAATTTGGTAGATAAAGAAGATTGGCCATTTACACAGGGACATAGATTATGTCCAGGATGTAACGCACCAATGGTAGCAAAATGGGCAACAATGACAGCAAAAGCTTTAGGATATGAACCAGTAGTAGGTGCAGCTACAGGATGTTTAGAAGTTTCATCAACAATATATCCATTTACATCATGGAATATTCCATACATCCATAACGCATTTGAAAATGTAGCAGCAACAATTTCTGGTGCAGAAGCTGCATATAGATCATTAAAAAACAGAGGAAGATTAAAGACAGATAAACCAATAAAGTTTATAGCATTTGGTGGAGACGGTGGAACATACGATATAGGTCTTCAATCATTATCAGGTGCAATTGAAAGAGGACATGATTTCTTATACATCCTTTATGATAATGAAGGTTATATGAACACAGGTAACCAGAGATCAGGATCAACACCTCCAGGTGCAGACGCAACAACAGAACCTGTTGGTAAAGTTAAAAACGGTAAAGTACAATTTAAGAAAAACATTGTTGAAATAATTGGTGCTCATGAAAACGTATATGCTGCAACAGCTTCAACTTCAGATCCATTTGATTTTATGGCAAAAGTTGAAAAAGGTTTAAAACACGAAGGTCCAGCATTTATTGCAGTATTGGCACCATGTGTAAGATTCTGGAGAATTCCTGAAAGTGATGGTCCAAAAATTACAAAATTAGCAGTAGAAACAAAATACTGGCCATTATACGAAATTGATAGAGGAGTATATAAAATTACAAGAAAACCAAGAAACTTCAAACCAATTGAAGAATATATCAGATCAATTGGAAGATTTAGAAAAGCATTACAACATCCTGAATATCAGGATATGATCGCAGAAATGCAAAAATATGTAGATACAAGATGGGAAAGATTATTAAAACTTGAAGAAGTTACAAAAGATATGTACTTAAGATAA
- a CDS encoding peptidylprolyl isomerase encodes MRDWFVKWEKVIVIIIVVLFTAGIVWWSVAAYMGASKQNAAANAKPSKDNAVAVLTKDGTELDYPYWIMNNEVSDEVSQMRQQYAAYGQKIDPVFDELALNYNAVKQLFDIKVIEYYADQNGLTPSDKELEKAFNKYIDDQIAKLKENEDTWKKYLDYYKSEDNLRNLIKSNYKNMYRIQLIIDKVKDHVSAVSKDEGLKYLKDNFDDLKKKYEEVKAQHILVSDEATALKIKKMIEDKEITFEDAAAKYSKDTSNATSGGELGWFKHGAMVKEFEDASFNATVGDLVGPVKTNYGYHIIRVQDKKIFNKPEDIMDKYPEIYSEIEKTLKNDKFIEWLKNYKESEKLALSYLEEDLKLYDEYTKLSQDKDENKIKEFISEMENYVFDDKGELAINVSVNEMAIYVYATGLLKDIYETRLDKFTKYLTLKDSVDPEIIKLSHDEITKKIEELTAKMKNVSGEEYTKLLKERFKYEDAKDFLELKAELKDYTDEEIANGKVELQKELDNLKAKRIKVLDELFAEYPSSTKTVDFYYKEEPQNPEVALKYSENKFNMYKQYLQYIDANSMFQYFGQQLREISFNLNRVAFSKASTDTRLEALETLLDFTDTFSPDPFTKLGYLEEIKKLDPKYPGIDKMIEETEKEYEATKNATSTNK; translated from the coding sequence ATGAGAGATTGGTTTGTCAAATGGGAAAAGGTTATAGTTATAATAATCGTTGTATTATTTACAGCAGGTATAGTATGGTGGTCTGTTGCAGCATATATGGGGGCATCAAAACAGAATGCAGCAGCAAATGCTAAACCATCTAAAGATAATGCTGTAGCAGTGTTAACAAAAGATGGAACTGAACTTGATTATCCTTATTGGATTATGAATAATGAAGTAAGTGATGAAGTTTCACAGATGAGACAACAATATGCGGCATATGGTCAAAAAATTGATCCTGTATTTGATGAATTAGCATTAAATTACAATGCTGTAAAACAATTATTCGATATAAAGGTAATAGAATATTATGCTGATCAAAATGGATTAACACCATCAGATAAAGAACTTGAAAAAGCGTTTAACAAATATATAGATGATCAAATTGCAAAATTAAAAGAAAATGAGGATACATGGAAGAAATATTTAGATTATTATAAAAGTGAAGATAATCTTAGAAATTTAATTAAATCAAACTATAAAAATATGTATAGAATCCAGTTAATTATCGATAAAGTAAAAGATCATGTATCAGCAGTTTCAAAAGATGAAGGGTTAAAATATCTAAAAGATAATTTTGACGATTTAAAAAAGAAATACGAAGAAGTAAAAGCTCAACATATTCTTGTTAGTGATGAAGCTACAGCATTAAAGATTAAGAAAATGATAGAAGACAAAGAAATTACATTTGAAGATGCAGCAGCAAAATATTCAAAAGACACATCAAATGCAACAAGTGGCGGAGAATTAGGTTGGTTCAAACATGGAGCAATGGTAAAAGAATTTGAAGATGCATCATTTAACGCAACAGTAGGAGATTTAGTAGGACCTGTAAAAACAAATTATGGATATCATATTATAAGAGTACAGGATAAAAAAATCTTTAATAAACCAGAAGATATAATGGATAAATATCCAGAAATATATTCTGAAATAGAAAAAACACTTAAAAACGATAAATTTATAGAATGGTTGAAAAACTATAAAGAAAGCGAAAAATTGGCTTTATCATATCTCGAGGAAGATTTAAAATTATATGATGAATATACAAAACTTTCACAGGATAAAGATGAAAATAAAATAAAAGAATTTATTTCAGAGATGGAAAATTATGTATTTGATGATAAAGGTGAATTGGCAATAAACGTATCAGTTAATGAAATGGCTATATACGTTTATGCAACTGGATTATTAAAAGATATATACGAAACAAGGTTGGATAAATTTACAAAATACTTAACCTTAAAAGATTCAGTTGATCCGGAAATAATAAAACTCAGCCATGATGAAATTACAAAGAAAATAGAAGAATTAACAGCTAAAATGAAAAATGTATCAGGTGAAGAATATACAAAATTATTAAAAGAAAGATTTAAATATGAAGATGCAAAAGATTTTCTTGAATTAAAGGCAGAATTAAAAGATTATACTGATGAAGAAATAGCAAATGGAAAAGTAGAACTACAAAAAGAATTAGATAATTTAAAAGCAAAAAGGATAAAAGTATTAGATGAATTATTTGCAGAATATCCAAGCTCAACAAAAACAGTTGATTTCTATTATAAAGAAGAACCACAAAATCCAGAAGTTGCTTTAAAATATTCAGAAAATAAATTTAACATGTATAAACAATACTTACAGTATATAGATGCAAATTCAATGTTCCAGTATTTTGGTCAGCAGCTTAGAGAAATTAGTTTCAATTTAAATAGAGTTGCATTCTCTAAAGCATCGACAGATACAAGATTAGAAGCACTTGAAACATTATTAGATTTCACAGATACATTTAGTCCAGATCCATTCACAAAATTGGGATACCTGGAAGAAATCAAAAAACTTGATCCAAAATATCCTGGAATAGACAAAATGATTGAAGAAACAGAAAAAGAATATGAAGCAACGAAAAATGCAACATCAACTAATAAATAA